In one window of Thalassotalea agarivorans DNA:
- a CDS encoding tetratricopeptide repeat protein: protein MSVINQMLNDLDEQKSGQGSSSNGDATQKGRANKPAFFLTILLALVIVAASYYIWTLNNKIEALTEQTQKTEVAHKHQVKQLEQEIASLKQQLAQLQADNQKLQLENQMLKDQLATQPKAEEKPVEVAQQPVAPVSKPKPKAKPKKKVTSSLAKKEEPKIAVTIHKLTPEELAQRKLISAEQALDKNDMQSAEKYLAEALVLTPDNKEARMKLATLYFARGANSAAHSTLAQGIAIDFTDKDYRMLKARVYMKQGNFEAAYDTLAPLEDITKQDYQVLLANVAQGISKYDKAALAFQRLISMQPEAGRWYLGLATAQDQMGQFEAAVKSYKQALDMGNLAKPSADFVKQRLVALGE from the coding sequence TTGAGCGTAATTAATCAAATGTTAAATGACCTAGACGAACAAAAGTCTGGTCAAGGTTCGTCGTCTAATGGCGACGCTACGCAAAAAGGTCGTGCTAACAAACCTGCGTTTTTTCTCACGATATTGCTCGCCTTAGTGATTGTTGCAGCGAGTTACTATATTTGGACGCTAAATAACAAGATTGAAGCGTTAACAGAACAAACGCAAAAAACTGAGGTTGCCCATAAGCATCAGGTGAAGCAGCTTGAACAAGAAATTGCCTCGCTTAAACAGCAACTAGCGCAATTGCAAGCAGACAACCAAAAGTTGCAACTTGAAAACCAAATGTTGAAAGATCAACTTGCTACTCAACCCAAGGCTGAAGAAAAACCAGTAGAAGTTGCGCAGCAGCCAGTCGCTCCAGTAAGTAAGCCAAAACCAAAAGCGAAACCAAAGAAAAAAGTAACGTCATCACTGGCTAAGAAAGAAGAGCCAAAAATTGCGGTGACGATTCACAAGTTAACGCCAGAAGAATTAGCACAACGTAAACTCATTAGTGCAGAGCAAGCGCTCGACAAAAACGACATGCAATCGGCAGAAAAATACCTGGCGGAAGCGCTTGTACTGACGCCGGATAACAAAGAAGCACGCATGAAATTGGCAACATTGTATTTCGCGCGTGGTGCTAATAGCGCTGCTCACAGCACCTTAGCGCAAGGCATCGCGATTGACTTTACAGACAAAGACTACCGCATGTTGAAGGCGCGCGTGTATATGAAACAAGGCAACTTTGAGGCCGCTTATGACACGCTTGCTCCACTAGAAGACATCACAAAACAAGATTATCAAGTGTTACTGGCTAATGTTGCACAAGGTATAAGCAAATACGACAAAGCCGCATTAGCATTTCAACGCTTAATAAGCATGCAACCAGAAGCAGGTCGCTGGTACTTAGGCTTGGCTACAGCACAGGATCAAATGGGGCAATTTGAAGCAGCAGTAAAGTCGTACAAACAAGCGCTTGATATGGGCAATTTAGCTAAGCCTTCCGCTGACTTTGTTAAACAACGTCTTGTAGCGCTTGGAGAGTAG
- a CDS encoding ExeA family protein: protein MYLYHFGLKELPFTLTPNTNFYLGLAPHNEALAVLLTALQTGEGFIKVVGEVGTGKTLICRKLLNEIPDHFKTAYIPNPYLSPDELRRAVATELGVEGAEDLSAQLLTQKIQQKLLELHALGHSVVLILDETQALPDESLEALRLFTNLETETRKLLQVVMFAQPELDEKLAETKFRQLKQRITFSYKLRPMTEAEVEQYINHRMECAGYKGQPVFTSSLCRRITKITKGVPRLVNILCHKMLILSFGKGRHKVSHQDFVAAVKDTEGVQNIGLFNRYLFSSIALASLAAAVYLIWRVPV, encoded by the coding sequence ATGTATTTATACCACTTTGGTTTAAAAGAACTGCCTTTTACACTTACCCCAAATACAAATTTTTATTTGGGGTTAGCGCCTCACAATGAAGCGCTCGCAGTACTGCTAACGGCCTTGCAAACTGGAGAAGGGTTTATCAAGGTTGTCGGCGAAGTCGGTACGGGGAAAACTTTAATATGCCGTAAGCTGTTGAATGAAATACCAGATCATTTTAAAACAGCTTATATTCCGAATCCGTATTTGTCTCCTGATGAGTTAAGACGTGCGGTTGCTACTGAATTGGGCGTTGAAGGTGCAGAAGATTTATCAGCACAACTGCTTACTCAAAAAATACAGCAAAAACTGTTGGAGTTGCATGCGCTAGGTCATAGCGTAGTGTTGATTTTAGATGAAACACAAGCGTTACCTGACGAGAGTCTTGAAGCATTGCGCTTATTCACTAACTTAGAAACAGAAACAAGAAAGTTGTTGCAGGTGGTGATGTTTGCACAACCCGAATTAGATGAAAAGTTAGCGGAAACCAAGTTTAGGCAGTTAAAACAGCGTATCACGTTTTCATATAAACTCCGCCCAATGACTGAAGCGGAAGTAGAACAATATATAAATCATCGCATGGAATGCGCTGGTTACAAGGGACAACCCGTGTTTACCTCAAGTCTTTGTAGGCGAATTACAAAAATTACTAAAGGGGTACCAAGGTTAGTCAATATTTTATGCCATAAGATGCTCATTTTGAGTTTTGGTAAAGGGCGACATAAGGTCAGCCATCAAGATTTTGTCGCCGCAGTAAAAGACACTGAAGGCGTGCAAAATATCGGTTTGTTTAATCGATATTTGTTCTCAAGCATAGCGCTAGCTAGTTTGGCAGCAGCAGTTTATTTAATTTGGAGAGTTCCAGTTTGA
- a CDS encoding type II secretion system F family protein, which translates to MPVFNYKGRTVKGESVEGLLEAKDAEAVAAQLMRQNVTPVSIEASLKTEKSKGLLSKDLKNLLGMNTVSVEELILFCRQMYALTKSGVPILRAIRGMSESSSSEVLKEALDDIAGQLEGGYALSAALNSYPNIFSPLFVSLIHVGENTGQLDSAFLKLSTYFVREHETKKRIKQAMRYPLLVIGFIGVALVILNIFVIPKFMQLFSTLGADLPLPTKFLIASSSLFVNYWPHMLVTILVIYFAIRHYLKTEKGRYSWDQKKIKMPIIGSIVERSILARFSHSFAIVLRAGVPMTSGLSLVADAVDNTYMKAKIVGMRAAIEGGESLLRVAISSTLFTPLVLQMISVGEETGRVDELLEEVGEYYEREVDYDLSTLTAKIEPILIVVVAAMVLVLALGVFLPMWDMASAFQGKK; encoded by the coding sequence ATGCCGGTATTTAACTACAAAGGACGCACAGTAAAAGGAGAATCTGTTGAAGGGCTGTTAGAAGCCAAAGATGCAGAAGCTGTCGCCGCGCAGTTAATGAGGCAAAATGTAACGCCGGTTTCGATAGAAGCATCGTTAAAAACTGAAAAATCAAAAGGCTTGCTTAGTAAAGACCTGAAGAACTTACTAGGCATGAATACGGTCTCTGTTGAAGAGCTTATCTTATTCTGTCGCCAAATGTACGCACTAACAAAATCTGGTGTACCGATATTGCGCGCTATTCGAGGGATGAGTGAGTCTAGTTCATCAGAAGTGCTCAAAGAGGCGTTGGATGATATTGCCGGGCAATTGGAAGGCGGTTATGCGCTGTCTGCAGCCTTGAATTCGTATCCCAATATCTTTTCACCGCTTTTTGTATCGTTGATTCATGTTGGTGAAAACACCGGTCAACTTGATAGTGCATTCTTAAAGTTATCGACTTACTTTGTTCGTGAACACGAAACTAAAAAGCGTATTAAGCAAGCAATGCGCTACCCATTATTGGTTATCGGTTTTATTGGCGTTGCATTAGTTATTTTGAATATTTTTGTTATTCCAAAGTTTATGCAGCTGTTTTCCACTTTGGGTGCCGACCTACCGCTACCAACCAAGTTTTTGATCGCAAGTTCAAGTTTATTTGTTAACTATTGGCCCCACATGCTGGTCACCATATTGGTGATTTACTTTGCAATACGGCATTACTTAAAAACCGAAAAGGGCCGATATAGTTGGGATCAGAAGAAAATCAAAATGCCCATTATCGGTTCAATTGTAGAACGATCTATCTTGGCAAGGTTTTCACATAGTTTTGCCATTGTATTGCGGGCAGGTGTGCCGATGACATCTGGTTTAAGCCTTGTTGCAGATGCAGTAGATAACACTTATATGAAGGCCAAAATAGTGGGTATGCGTGCTGCAATCGAAGGTGGTGAAAGCTTATTACGCGTCGCTATTTCAAGTACCTTGTTTACACCCCTAGTTTTGCAAATGATTTCTGTGGGTGAAGAGACTGGTCGCGTAGATGAATTGCTCGAAGAAGTGGGTGAATACTATGAACGTGAAGTTGATTACGACTTGTCGACATTAACTGCGAAAATAGAACCTATTTTAATTGTGGTTGTAGCGGCAATGGTATTGGTACTAGCGCTCGGTGTATTCCTACCAATGTGGGATATGGCGTCTGCGTTCCAAGGGAAAAAATAG
- a CDS encoding GspE/PulE family protein: MVAPKLKMRLGDLLVHEHIISDEQLMQALNSQKSTGRKLGDTLIELGHIQERQLLEFLAQQLDVPFIDISQKRIPAEVATVLAEVQARRLRAIVLEDRGDSVLLGMSDPADLNAFDQLEQLIAPKRIELAVVMESQLFDAFDTIYRRTADIESFASQLEEEYEQSSDFELSTSLIEEGGDATVAKLLQSVFEDAVQMRASDIHIEPDENQLRIRQRIDGVLQENILKESKIAAALVLRLKLMAGLDIAEKRLPQDGRFNLSIKGHEIDVRMSTMPVQHGESVVMRLLDQSAGLLSLDETGMPKHLIERVRRQITRPHGMVLVTGPTGSGKTTTLYAALSELNQASKKIITVEDPVEYRIPRINQVQVNNKIDLDFSAVLRTTLRQDPDIIMVGEMRDQETVEIGMRGALTGHLVLSTLHTNDAITSALRLMDMGAAGFLVASSLRAIIAQRLVRKVCEKCGEDHTPDPQEMLWLTNLAGDDAKNQTYKKGKGCQTCHYTGYKGRIGVFELLELNEAMMSALKKEDTDAFTQAAKANKSFVPLSKSAYDFAAAGVTSVAEVLRIVESVELAE; this comes from the coding sequence ATGGTCGCACCAAAACTAAAAATGCGACTAGGTGATTTGCTCGTACACGAGCATATCATCTCAGATGAACAGTTGATGCAGGCGCTGAATAGCCAAAAATCAACAGGCAGAAAGCTGGGTGACACCCTAATAGAGCTTGGTCATATTCAAGAGCGTCAGTTATTGGAATTCTTGGCGCAGCAACTTGATGTGCCGTTTATTGATATTAGTCAAAAGCGTATTCCTGCTGAAGTAGCCACAGTGCTAGCGGAGGTGCAAGCACGCAGACTCAGAGCAATTGTGCTAGAAGATAGAGGTGATTCTGTCTTACTTGGTATGAGCGATCCCGCTGATTTAAATGCCTTTGACCAATTAGAACAGTTAATTGCGCCGAAACGCATCGAATTGGCAGTAGTAATGGAATCGCAACTGTTTGATGCCTTTGACACCATCTATCGACGTACCGCTGACATTGAATCTTTTGCAAGTCAGCTAGAGGAAGAGTACGAACAATCATCTGATTTTGAATTGTCGACGAGCCTGATTGAAGAAGGTGGTGATGCGACAGTTGCTAAACTATTGCAGTCTGTATTCGAAGATGCCGTACAAATGCGTGCATCCGATATCCATATTGAGCCGGATGAAAATCAACTACGCATTCGTCAACGTATCGATGGCGTATTACAAGAAAATATTCTGAAAGAAAGCAAAATTGCTGCTGCCTTAGTACTTCGTTTGAAACTGATGGCTGGACTAGATATCGCTGAGAAACGATTACCACAAGATGGCCGTTTTAATCTCAGTATTAAAGGACACGAAATTGACGTTCGTATGTCTACCATGCCAGTTCAACATGGTGAATCAGTGGTTATGCGTTTGCTTGACCAATCGGCAGGTTTATTGTCATTAGACGAAACCGGTATGCCAAAACACTTAATCGAACGTGTACGCAGACAAATTACACGCCCTCACGGCATGGTGTTGGTAACAGGACCTACCGGTAGCGGTAAAACAACCACGCTTTATGCAGCGCTGAGTGAACTAAACCAAGCAAGTAAAAAGATTATTACGGTAGAAGATCCGGTTGAATACCGTATTCCGCGCATTAATCAGGTGCAGGTTAATAACAAAATTGATTTAGACTTTTCAGCGGTACTAAGAACAACGTTGCGTCAAGATCCCGATATCATCATGGTAGGTGAGATGCGTGATCAGGAAACGGTTGAAATCGGTATGCGTGGCGCATTAACTGGTCACTTAGTACTATCTACTTTGCATACCAACGACGCTATCACTAGTGCATTACGTTTAATGGATATGGGCGCAGCCGGTTTCCTTGTGGCCAGTTCTTTACGTGCTATTATCGCGCAGCGACTCGTTCGTAAAGTATGTGAAAAGTGCGGCGAAGATCACACGCCTGATCCTCAAGAGATGTTATGGTTGACCAACCTAGCAGGCGATGATGCTAAAAACCAAACCTATAAAAAAGGTAAGGGCTGTCAAACTTGTCACTATACTGGCTACAAAGGTCGTATCGGTGTATTTGAATTACTAGAGCTTAATGAAGCGATGATGTCAGCACTGAAAAAAGAAGACACAGACGCCTTTACGCAAGCGGCGAAGGCAAATAAATCCTTTGTACCACTATCTAAAAGTGCATATGATTTTGCGGCGGCTGGCGTTACTAGTGTTGCTGAAGTACTTCGAATCGTCGAATCTGTCGAGCTTGCGGAGTAA